A genomic region of Nostoc sp. 'Peltigera membranacea cyanobiont' N6 contains the following coding sequences:
- a CDS encoding plasmid replication protein, CyRepA1 family produces MSPLQQFNHLVSAQRPSHIEVNHWNEWLASAVDPKLTALNVRSLSGPSVYEYLLCALPQTARRNDGRLRDGYLKRYVHAEAGAWWVSGLDPLNDWLAMDWGRMKPDYPRLEWDKTTQQQTQKPVKYESPPKTPNRVTYLRMPLHLWRLVSLRYNVPMPEHITITSEGEALGFWAWVMAHPEIPVILTEGEKKGGCLLSLGFVAIALPGIWNGRVGKEDLERLHPDLVPMTQKGRKFVVLFDYESKPKTKQQIFQATRRTASAIVELCCQCEVALLPGPEKGIDDWVVVLGKKADIAVTTMIADALRISEYKQRFFINRARGLHKYKPDVTVNTRYLSLAIHSLPQSGLVGLVSDMGTGKTEILAVLRRENPNLSFLNNGHRVTLLKNLSDRLQTAMYSAISCGDWGQVKALSITVDSLYKMANDLQAYDILFIDEACQYLAHLLKSKTCKEHRGAILEVLEYLVYNAKLVVLADAHLDDLTIEFFMNLRPAGEKPYIIKNLYRSGGRQVHWYEGKNSSAIVAEFHAQLMMGKKLMMVSDSKRFIKKLERALNDGSTIDDNYETPESAEDRKLRVWAIHSENSGSEENVIFIREINIAIKDLDAFLITPSLSSGVDISSYHFDAVFGVFHAVSQSATECAQQLWRYRPNVPMYVWVAPRPPFGYAETNARRIKERILQTNEMTAFLIRINRETGKRGAEKDWALDASCQIEGQRNWSINHLRADLRSLLEEMGNTIAPVGDATDEGASRWMKAAGIAIDSEHYRKVANAKDIDRRTYAARQHQDYLKPEEVLECEKFRIQDSYGMSVTPELVEKDDSGRLIKKIVALEAILAPSGETITDDLGREFVAPPNIVVERDKTERDRLSICTDWSNHSTSWLMRHRLGLRAVLMDLMSGVEIKGDEAMIQVLAQFSKRNAFHVKGILNLTIPLDESPVWILGQYLSQLALSTSSRRPLEDGKRVRYYRLNTEDVEFAQKVLEYRQRQREEKEQKRQESLERDAAYAARMQSQYGINPPSTPPINEDGSNNRGGMDTDSESSISWWERVKYYAQLAIERVEYGVESVKELLSTLTIDERWGVIFKFEDIDPNKFAQLVDGAPDWVEWMA; encoded by the coding sequence ATGTCACCATTACAACAATTTAATCACTTAGTATCGGCGCAAAGACCCTCTCACATAGAAGTCAACCACTGGAATGAATGGTTAGCCAGTGCTGTTGACCCAAAGTTAACAGCTTTGAATGTCCGCTCTCTTAGTGGCCCCTCAGTGTACGAATATCTGTTATGCGCCCTACCTCAAACTGCCAGACGTAACGATGGGCGACTGCGTGATGGCTACTTGAAACGATATGTCCACGCAGAGGCCGGTGCATGGTGGGTTAGTGGACTTGACCCGCTTAATGATTGGTTGGCGATGGACTGGGGACGGATGAAACCAGATTACCCCCGCCTCGAATGGGACAAGACTACACAGCAGCAAACTCAAAAGCCAGTCAAGTACGAATCACCACCCAAAACTCCCAACCGAGTTACCTACTTGAGAATGCCCCTACATTTATGGCGCTTGGTATCACTTCGCTATAACGTGCCGATGCCAGAACATATTACCATTACCTCGGAGGGAGAGGCGTTAGGTTTTTGGGCTTGGGTAATGGCACATCCCGAAATCCCTGTAATCCTTACAGAGGGTGAGAAGAAGGGTGGTTGCTTACTGTCGTTGGGATTTGTGGCGATCGCACTGCCTGGAATCTGGAATGGTCGAGTGGGCAAGGAGGATTTAGAAAGACTTCACCCTGATTTAGTCCCAATGACTCAAAAGGGGCGCAAATTCGTTGTTCTGTTCGACTACGAAAGCAAACCCAAAACCAAACAGCAGATTTTTCAAGCCACACGCCGCACAGCTTCTGCAATTGTAGAACTTTGCTGCCAGTGTGAAGTAGCGCTGCTGCCAGGGCCAGAAAAAGGAATTGACGATTGGGTTGTAGTTTTGGGTAAAAAGGCTGATATTGCCGTCACCACAATGATTGCTGATGCCTTAAGAATCAGCGAGTACAAGCAAAGATTTTTCATCAATCGTGCCAGGGGACTCCATAAGTACAAGCCCGATGTGACAGTTAATACCCGTTATCTCTCACTTGCGATCCACTCCCTACCTCAATCGGGGTTAGTTGGTTTGGTTTCCGACATGGGAACAGGAAAGACTGAAATCTTGGCAGTTCTCAGAAGAGAGAACCCAAACTTGAGCTTTTTGAACAATGGGCATCGGGTTACTTTGCTCAAGAATCTCAGCGATCGCTTACAAACAGCAATGTACTCCGCGATTTCTTGCGGGGACTGGGGTCAGGTAAAAGCTCTCAGCATTACCGTGGATTCTCTGTATAAAATGGCGAACGATTTACAGGCTTATGACATTCTATTTATTGATGAAGCCTGCCAGTATCTCGCCCATCTGCTCAAGTCCAAAACCTGCAAAGAACACAGGGGGGCGATTCTGGAAGTGCTTGAGTATCTAGTTTACAACGCCAAGCTGGTTGTTTTAGCTGATGCTCACTTGGATGATTTGACCATTGAGTTTTTCATGAATTTGCGACCGGCTGGCGAAAAACCCTACATCATCAAAAACCTGTATCGCTCAGGTGGTCGTCAAGTTCATTGGTACGAGGGGAAAAACAGCAGCGCAATCGTTGCAGAGTTCCACGCTCAACTGATGATGGGTAAAAAGTTGATGATGGTCAGCGACAGTAAGCGGTTTATTAAAAAGTTAGAACGAGCGCTGAATGACGGTTCAACAATCGATGATAACTACGAAACACCGGAATCAGCCGAAGACCGCAAGTTACGGGTGTGGGCTATTCACTCCGAGAACAGTGGTAGTGAAGAGAATGTCATCTTTATCCGAGAGATTAACATTGCCATTAAGGATCTTGACGCTTTTTTAATTACTCCCAGTCTCAGTTCAGGGGTTGACATTTCCAGCTATCATTTTGATGCCGTGTTTGGCGTGTTTCATGCTGTCTCGCAGTCGGCTACAGAATGCGCCCAGCAATTATGGCGGTATCGTCCAAATGTCCCCATGTATGTTTGGGTGGCTCCTCGTCCTCCCTTTGGTTACGCCGAAACTAATGCCCGTCGAATCAAGGAAAGGATTCTTCAAACAAATGAGATGACCGCTTTTCTGATTCGCATTAACCGGGAAACGGGCAAACGTGGGGCTGAGAAGGATTGGGCATTAGATGCTAGTTGTCAGATTGAAGGGCAACGCAATTGGTCTATCAATCATTTACGGGCTGATTTGCGATCGCTCCTAGAAGAAATGGGCAATACTATTGCGCCTGTGGGTGATGCAACCGATGAGGGGGCTTCCCGGTGGATGAAAGCGGCAGGTATTGCCATCGATTCGGAGCATTACCGTAAAGTGGCTAACGCCAAAGATATTGACAGAAGGACTTATGCGGCTAGGCAGCACCAAGACTATCTCAAACCAGAAGAAGTTTTGGAATGTGAGAAATTTCGCATTCAGGACTCCTACGGCATGAGCGTTACCCCGGAATTGGTTGAAAAAGACGACTCTGGGCGGTTAATTAAAAAGATTGTGGCACTGGAGGCAATTTTAGCCCCAAGCGGAGAGACAATTACCGATGACCTTGGGCGGGAGTTTGTTGCACCGCCGAATATTGTGGTGGAGCGGGATAAAACGGAGCGCGATCGCTTGAGCATCTGCACCGACTGGAGTAACCATTCTACGTCCTGGCTTATGCGTCATCGGCTGGGATTGAGGGCAGTGTTGATGGATCTCATGTCTGGGGTTGAGATTAAAGGGGACGAAGCGATGATTCAGGTTTTGGCCCAGTTCTCAAAACGCAATGCCTTTCACGTTAAGGGGATTCTCAACCTGACCATTCCCCTCGATGAATCTCCTGTATGGATTTTGGGCCAGTATCTTTCTCAACTCGCACTGTCCACATCTTCACGGCGACCGCTTGAAGATGGTAAGCGCGTTAGGTACTATCGGCTGAATACTGAGGATGTAGAGTTTGCCCAGAAGGTATTAGAGTATCGGCAAAGGCAACGGGAAGAGAAGGAACAGAAGCGGCAAGAGTCACTTGAAAGAGATGCGGCTTATGCGGCTAGGATGCAGTCTCAATATGGGATTAACCCGCCGTCCACACCCCCCATTAATGAAGATGGAAGTAATAATCGGGGGGGTATGGACACAGATTCAGAATCCAGTATTTCTTGGTGGGAACGGGTCAAATATTATGCTCAGTTAGCGATTGAGCGGGTTGAGTACGGTGTAGAATCAGTTAAAGAATTACTCAGTACACTAACGATTGATGAGCGGTGGGGCGTGATCTTCAAGTTTGAGGATATTGACCCGAACAAGTTTGCTCAACTGGTGGACGGAGCGCCCGATTGGGTGGAATGGATGGCGTGA
- a CDS encoding ribbon-helix-helix domain-containing protein, which produces MPTGTRLNIYFTDEDDLALYDLISAEAKTEKRSMSQMVKLLASEALTARHTKKTKLKKQDED; this is translated from the coding sequence ATGCCCACAGGAACAAGATTAAATATTTATTTCACAGATGAAGATGACTTAGCACTTTACGACTTAATATCTGCTGAAGCAAAAACTGAAAAACGCTCTATGAGTCAAATGGTAAAACTTCTTGCTTCGGAAGCGCTCACGGCAAGACACACAAAAAAAACCAAATTAAAAAAACAGGATGAAGATTAG